In Hemicordylus capensis ecotype Gifberg chromosome 3, rHemCap1.1.pri, whole genome shotgun sequence, one DNA window encodes the following:
- the ANAPC13 gene encoding anaphase-promoting complex subunit 13: MDSEVQRDGRILDLIDDAWREDKLPYEDVAIPLNELPEPEQDNGGTTESVKEQEMKWTDLALQYLHENIPPTGN; the protein is encoded by the exons ATGGACAGTGAGGTGCAGAGAGATGGGAGAATCTTGGATTTGATTGATGATGCGTGGAGGGAAGATAAATTACCATATGAAGATGTGGCAATACCACTG AATGAGCTTCCTGAACCAGAACAAGACAATGGTGGTACAACTGAATCCGTAAAAGAACAAGAAATGAAATGGACTGACTTGGCTTTGCAGTATCTTCATGAAAACATTCCTCCCACAGGAAACTAG